Genomic window (Bosea sp. (in: a-proteobacteria)):
TCCCGCCACCATCTGCGCGTCGGCCACCGTCGGGCGCGTGCCGCCCCGGCCGTAGCAGGCCGGGCCCGGGGACGAGCCGGCGCTCTCCGGCCCGACCGCGAGGAAGCCGCCCCGGTCGACATGGGCGATCGAGCCGCCGCCGGCCCCGATCGTCGCCATGTCGACGGAGGTGGTGCGCAGCGGCAATCCGTCGACCGTAAGCTCCGTGACCATGCCCGGCACGAGATCGGGCGCGATCGCCACATCCGTCGAGGTGCCGCCCATGTCGAGCGTGAGGATGTCGCGGATGCCGTTGCGCCGGGCGAACCAGGCCGCGCCGCAGACGCCGGCGGCGGGGCCCGACAACATCATCCTGACCGCGTTCTGGCCCGCGGCCGCGGCCGGCATCACGCCGCCGTTCGACTGCATGATCTCCAGCGTGCCGCGATAGCCGTCCCGGCGAATGCCTTCGTCGAGGAGGCGCACATAGTGCTCGACCAGCGGGCCGACGAAGGCGTTCGCCAGCGTCGTCACAGAGCGCTCGTATTCGCGGAACTCGGGCGAGACGGTGGAGCTGGCGGAAATCGAGACATGCGGCGCGCGCCGGCGGATCATTTCGGCGAGCGCGGCCTCGTGCTCCGGATTGGCGTAGGCGTTGACGAGGCAGATCGCGATGCCGGTCACGCCCTGCGCCAGGAAGGTCTCGACCTCGCGCCAGGCCGCTTCGAGATCGATCGGCTGGAGGACGGCGCCCCTGGCGTCGATACGCTCGGTCACCTCGCGGATCATGTGGCGGCGGATCGGCGCAACCGTCGCGCGGTACTGCATGTCGTAGACGTCGTGGTTGCGCTCGCACCGGCCGAGGATGACGATGTCGCGGAAGCCGCGCGTGGTCAAAAGCCCGACCGTGGCGCCCTTGCGCATGATCAGCGCGTTGGTGGCCACCGTGGAACCGTGTGTGACCTGGGCGACCGCCTCGAGTGGCAGGCCGGTCGACGCGATCAGCGCCAGCACCGCCTCCTGGATGGCATGCGGGGTGGACGGGGTCTTGCCGGTATGCACGGCGCCCGAGGCGTCCGCCCAGACGAGATCCGTGAAGGTTCCGCCGACCTCGACGCCGATACGGTAGGGCGGGACGAGCGAACCGTCGGGAACGGCAACCATGAGCATCTCCACGAGGCTCCGGGCCGCCGGGCGTCGGACGAGAACGAGGCCACTGGAGCAGGTTGCGAAGGGGTCCGCAATCCACGCCGCAGTAGGACGGCGCAACGCACCGGAGCAATTGCTATTTTTGCACCGATATGGTGTCTTCAAGTCACCAGTTTCCGAGGCGTTCCAGCCCGCCCATGCATCCGTATCTGACCCGCATGCCGTCCCTGATCGCGCTGCGCGCCTTCATCGTCCTGGGGGAGACGCGCAGCATGCGGCGGACCGGGGAGGTTCTGCGCACCGATCACGCTTCGATCTCCCGGCATATCGCCGGCCTCGAGGCATCGCTCGGCGTGGCGCTGGTCGAAAAGCACAAGCGCGGATTGTCGCTGACGGCGACCGGCGAGGCTTACCATCGCAAGGTCAGGCGGGCCTTCGACAGCCTGTGCGACGCCACGGCGATGCTGCGCCCGGCGGCCCCCCGCAGCCTCCTGATCCACGCGACGCCCGGCCTCGCGCATGAGACGCTGCTGCCGGGCATCCCGAAGCTGTCGCAGGTGCTCGGCGACCTGCGCATCAACCTGATCACGGGCGTGGAGAGCCGGATCGAGACGCCGGCCGGGGAGGGCATCCATGTCCATGTCCGCTTCGGGGCCCTGCCGGACCTGCCCGCCGATCATATGCAGGTGCCGCTTCATGCTCCGCGGCTGTTTCCCGTGGCGAGCCCCGCGTTCCTTGCCCGCTACCCCGCCATCGATTCGATCGAGGCCATGCTCCGGCTGCCGCTTCTTCATAGCGACGAGACGGGTGTGTGGGATCGATGGATCGAGGTCGCCGGCGCCCAGCGGCCGGATCGGCTCGACGGGATCGAGATGCCGAACACGCATCTCGCCTTGCAGGCGGCCGCGCTCGGGCAAGGCATCGCGCTCGGCAATTCGATCCTGTCGCGTGGAGCCATCGCGCGCGGCGAGCTGGTGGAGATCCTCGACACGGCGGTGACGGTGGATGCCTATCACATCGTCTGCGCGCGCGCCCACTGGGATACCCCGCCGATCGTCGCCCTGCGCCGGTGGCTCGATGGCGAATTGTCGGCGGCGCCCCTGTCATAGCCTCATCGCTATTTGACCTCTGTCGACAGACTACATATCGTCTTGCGTATGGATCGCAGCGGCCGGCCGGTGGACCGTTTCGGCACGAGCAGGAGGCGTTCGATGGTCGAGCGGGTTGCCATTGTCACGGGTGCGGCACGCGGAATCGGGGCGGCGACGGCGCGCCTGCTCGCCTCGCAGGGCATCGCCATCGTGCTGGCCGACCGTGACCCCTCCGTCAGGGATACGGCCGAAGGCATCGGCGTCCCGGTGGAGATCGACCTGACCGTCCGCACGGCGGGGCACGTGCTCGCGGAAACGGCGCTGAAGCATTTCGGCCGCATCGATATCCTGGTCAACAACGCCGGAATCGGCGGATCCAAGTCGCTGATGGCCTCCGACGACGCGCTGCTCGATCGCCTGATCGAAACCAACCTGACCTCGGTGCTGCGCGTCACGCGCGATGTCATCCCGCACCTCGCGCAGCCGGGCGGGCGCATCGTCAATGTCGCCTCTTCCTTTGGCCTGGTGGGCTATCCGGGCACGACGGGATATGCCGTCGCCAAGGCGGGCATCGCCCAGTTCACGCGCCAGCTGGCAGGGGAGCTCGCCCCCGTCGGCATCCTGGTGAACGCGGTCGCTCCCGGTGTCACCGAGACGCCGATGGTCCGCCACCGCCTCGAGGAGCCTCACTACCGCAAGCTGCAGGTCGATTCGACGCCGCTCGGCCGCGTCGGCCAGCCGGAGGAGATCGCCGCTGTCATCGCCTTTCTCGCCTCGCCGGCGGCTTCCTATGTCTGCGGCGCGATCGTGCCGGTGGATGGCGGCTATGTCGCGGCGCGGCATCTGCCGGCCGATGCCGTTTGAGGCCGTTCAGGAGCGCGACAGGGACGCAAGGCGTCGTCCGCAGCGGTGCATTGCGGTTGTTGACGTGCTCGATATCGTTCGCCGCCAAGCGGCAACCGTTGCCGTCATGAGAGAGAACCCCGGCCGATGCTGAAAACGACCCTCAACTCACCGATTGAGCAAAGCAATCTCGTTGCCCAGGTCGAATTGCGGCTTTATCGCGCCATGGCGTCGGGAGAACTCAAGCCAGGTGCCAGAATCGTCGAGGCGGAATTGTCGCGGCGCCTCGAGATCAGCCGGGCGCCCATCCGGGAGGCGGCGCGCCGCCTCGAAAAGCGCGGCCTCGTCCGCTGGATACCGCGTCGCGGCTTCTTCGTGCGGGAGCTCACGGCCCGCGACGTCGTGGAAATCTACGGAACGCGCATTGCGCTCGAGGCCTATGCGGTGCCGATCGCGGCCACGCTGGCCGGCCCCGAGGATCTTGAGGCTCTGAACGCCATCCTCACGGAGGTGCGGTCCGCCACCGCCGAGCACGATAGCGAAAAACTGGTGGAGGCCGATCTCGCCTTCCACCGGCGCGTCTGTTCGATCACCGGCAATGCCCGGTTGCTCGCCGCCTTCGACGACCTGGCGTCGGAGCTGCGCCTGGCGCTGACCTTCGTCAACCGCGGCTTCGGCACGGGCGCTCGCTTCGAGAGTACCCATCAGGGTCTGCTGAAGGCGCTGACCAGTGGCGATGGCGAGGCCGCGCGCCGCGCCTTCATCGCTCACCTGGAACATAGCTGCGAGGTTCTTTCCAGCTCCCTGGCCGCCGCCGCGAGCCAGAAGAAATAACCGGCTGGGGATTTTCGCCCTACAGCACGGCCTCGATCAGAACCGGCCCCGGCCGCGACAGGGCATCGGCGAACGCGCTGCGGAATGCGGCGACGGTCGTGGCGCGGCGTCCGTCGACGCCGTGCGCGCGAGCCATGCTCACCCAGTCGATGCCCGGATCGTCCAGCCGCAGCATCCGCCTGGCGTTCCGGCGGGCGGGCGCCGCGCCCACCCGCTGCATTTCGCCCTCCAAGATGGCATAGGCGCGGTTGGACAGGAGGATCGTCACCACGTCCAGCTGCTCGCGCGCCTGGGTCCAGAGCCCTTGCGTCGTATACATCGCGCTGCCGTCCGCTTGCAGCGTGATCACCTTCCGGCCCGGGCTGGCCACGGCCGCGCCGGCCGAGAGCGGGATGCCGATGCCGATCGCTCCGCCCGTCAGCTGCAGGTAGTCATGCGGCACGCTGCGGTCGCTCAGGGCGAAGAAGCCGCGGCAGCAGGTGATGGATTCGTCAACGACGATGGCGTTCTCCGGAAGGAGTTCCGCGACGATGTGCGAGATCGCCGCCTCGTTCAGCAGCCCGTCGAACGACGCATCTCCGGCGAGTGCGCGCCGGCCCGGCGGGACAGCTTCGCCCTTGCCGGCGCCGGCCACGGCTTCGGCCAGAGCCTCCAGCCCGCCCTCCAGCTCGTCGGCGACGCCGCAAAGCTCGACGAGCAGGGCGCCGGGATCGTGCAGGAAGGTCGGCTTGCCCGGATAGGCGAAGAATGCGGTCGGTCGCTGTGCCCCGGCCACGATCAGGACATCGACGTCCCGGAAGCGCGCGACGACCTCGTCGAGCGCATAGGGCATCCGTTCCAGCGGGGCATGTTCGGGCCGCCGTTCGATCCGCCCGTTCGACGGCTCGGCCATCAGGCTGGCGCCGGTCGCACGCGCGATCCGCGATGCGTGCTCAAGCGCTTTCGCCCTGAGCGCGGGACCGCCGAGCAGGACGACGCAGCGCCGGCCTGAACGCAGCGCATCGGCTGCGGCGGCGATCGTCCGCTCGTCGGGCATCGCAGCCGGGGGCGGCCGGCCGATCGCCCAGCTGGCCGGTGGCGCCTCGTTCCAGGCGGCGTCACCGGGCAGGACGAGCGTCGCGACACCGCGCCGGCCGACCGCCGCGGCATAGCCCTCGGCAACGGCCGCCTCGATGGCGCCGGGTCCTTCGATGCGCCGGACGAAGGTCGAAACCGGCCGGGCGAGGCCCTCGATGTCCATCGCCAGCGGCGGATCGTTGCGCAGATGATAGCTCGCATGATCGCCGACCACGTTGATGATCGGCGTATGGGCACGGCGTGCGTTGTGCAGGTTGGCGATGCCGTTCGCCAGTCCCGGGCCGCAATGCAGCAGCGTCGCCGCCGGCTTGCCGGCCATGCGGGCATAGCCGTCGGCGGCGCCGGTGACGACGCCCTCCGACAGGCCGAGGATGCAGCGCATCTCCAGCCGCCGGTCGAGCGCCGCGACGAAATGCATCTCCGAGGTGCCGGGATTGGCGAAGCAGGTATCGACGCCGTGCGCCAGCAGGGCCTCGCACAGGCGATCCGCGCCGCTCGCCATGCTCAGCCCTTCGTATCGAGGCTGGCGATATGGGCGGCGACATCGGCGCAGGTCGCGATCCAGACGCCGTCGAAGCCGCGCACATAGTCGATGAACCGTCGCAGCAGGGCCACGCGCGACGGCCGGCCGATCATCTGCGGGTGCAGTACGAGGTTGAACAGCGCGCCCCATTCGTAATGGGCGTCGAACTCGTCCTTCCAGATCGTGAAGATGTGCTCCGAGGTCTGGATGACCTTCGGGTGGCGGATGGAATTCCAGGTGTAGTTGGCATCCCCGATCGACCAGTGCGTCGGCAGCTCGATCGGACCCTGCCGGCCATCCGGCAGCACGTGCCGATAGGGGTAGACGTCGTCGAGCATGTTGCTGTTGTAGAGCATTCCCCGATCGGTCAGCATCGTCAGGGTGTTGCGGGTGATCTCCGCGCCGGGGGGGCGGTAGCCGACGGGCCTGACGCCGAGGAAGCGATCGAGCGCCTCGGTGCCGCGATCGAAATCGTCGCATTCGGCCTGCGGCCTGGCGGCGTCGGCCCAGCCGTGGGAATAGCCGTGATGGCCGATCTCGTAGCCGGCGTCGCGGACCTCCTTGCAGCGGTCGGTGTGATGCTCGGCCACCCAGCCGGGAATGAAGAACGTCGCCGGCAGCTTCTCGGCATCGAGCAGCTCGAGCAGCTTCGGCACCGCGCGCCTGGCGCCGTAGAGCCCCTGGGACAGGACCCCGAGCCGGCCCGCATTCTCCGGGTCGCGGGCGAGCCAGACCGATTCCGCGTCGAAGTCGAAGGTCAGCAGCAAGGCCATGCGGTTGTTGCCCGGCCATTGGATCATGGGAGTGTCTCCTTCGGTTCTGACGCGGCAACCGGCTGCGAAGGCAGCGGCGGTGGAGGCTTCACGGCGTCGAAATGGGCTTCGATCGCGGCGCCGGCGGCCAGGACCCTGGCGTCCTCGTGCCAGCGCCCGACGAGATGCAGGCCGATCGGCAGCCCGGCCGGCGTCCAGCCGATATTGATGCTGAGCGCCGGGTGGCCGGTCATGGTGAACAGGCCGAGCAGGGGGGCCCAGGCCTCGCGGATGTCGCCCGCCTCCCGGCCATCGATGTCGATGGGCCCGTAGCCGGGATGGCCCGCGGCCAGCGGTCCGCGCGCGAGCGTCGGGGACAGGATGAGGTCGCAGTCGCGAAACCAGCCCTGTACCTGCCTGAACAGCCGGGTGCGGCCATGCATCGCCCCTTGCAGGTGACGGGCGGTCAGGCTCCCGGCATCGGCGATGCCGTCCGCGATCACGCGGTCGATATGCGCCATCACGGCGGCGTTGTCGGCATAGCGCTCGGCCCAGATGCTGTGCTGGAGCACGCGCCAGATCGGCAAGGGCGGCTCCACCGCCCCGTCGATGGGGATGAGTTGCGCGCCGAGCGCCGCGACGGCGCCGAGCGCCCGCTCGAAGGCCGCCGCGATGGCGCCTTCCATCGGCTCTTGCGCGAGTTGCGCGCGCCAGCCGATGGTCAGGCCCGCGAGCGGCAGCGCCTGCGTGCCGCCTTGCCGCGCCGGCCGCGGGGTCACCGCCAGGGAATAGGGATCGGCGTCGCACGGCCCCTCGACCAGCGGCAGGGCGTAGGCGATGTCGGCCGCCGTCCGGGCCATGAGGCCGGCATGGCCGAGCCCACCGAAGGCGTCGGAGGATCCGTCGAAAGGCATGCGGCCGAAGGTCGGCTTGAAGCCGGCGATGCCGGTGCAGGCCGCCGGAAGCCGGGCCGAGCCGCCCCCGTCGGTCACGAGCGAAAGCAGCCCCGCACCGGCGGCGGTGGCGGCGGCCGACCCGCCGCTGGACCCTCCCGGCGTCAGGCGCAGGTCCCAGGGATTGCGGGCGATGCCCGACAGCGGCGAA
Coding sequences:
- a CDS encoding hydantoinase/oxoprolinase family protein, which encodes MVAVPDGSLVPPYRIGVEVGGTFTDLVWADASGAVHTGKTPSTPHAIQEAVLALIASTGLPLEAVAQVTHGSTVATNALIMRKGATVGLLTTRGFRDIVILGRCERNHDVYDMQYRATVAPIRRHMIREVTERIDARGAVLQPIDLEAAWREVETFLAQGVTGIAICLVNAYANPEHEAALAEMIRRRAPHVSISASSTVSPEFREYERSVTTLANAFVGPLVEHYVRLLDEGIRRDGYRGTLEIMQSNGGVMPAAAAGQNAVRMMLSGPAAGVCGAAWFARRNGIRDILTLDMGGTSTDVAIAPDLVPGMVTELTVDGLPLRTTSVDMATIGAGGGSIAHVDRGGFLAVGPESAGSSPGPACYGRGGTRPTVADAQMVAGLLRPSDFFGGKMVLDADKARAAVARLQAQGLSGSVEDIADAILRTTNANMAGAVRQVSTARGIDPRGFTLVAYGGGGPLHAAMVAQEIEIRQVLVPWSPGLVSAFGLLVAETKIDTVESALHPLCDTSLDAARVAKLIDKARDTAAANHLDDEDCEIAIGLDMRYSGQAFEITLWTDTAARDAAALRQLFESAHRQRYGYVRQKLDCEVVAYRLRISRKARDAIVTPLDHDAQATARKVEIALGGSHHHATLLPRAALAVGGRLPGPAILTEPTSTTVVPAGWEAECLPTGDLLLRDVT
- a CDS encoding LysR substrate-binding domain-containing protein, translated to MHPYLTRMPSLIALRAFIVLGETRSMRRTGEVLRTDHASISRHIAGLEASLGVALVEKHKRGLSLTATGEAYHRKVRRAFDSLCDATAMLRPAAPRSLLIHATPGLAHETLLPGIPKLSQVLGDLRINLITGVESRIETPAGEGIHVHVRFGALPDLPADHMQVPLHAPRLFPVASPAFLARYPAIDSIEAMLRLPLLHSDETGVWDRWIEVAGAQRPDRLDGIEMPNTHLALQAAALGQGIALGNSILSRGAIARGELVEILDTAVTVDAYHIVCARAHWDTPPIVALRRWLDGELSAAPLS
- a CDS encoding SDR family NAD(P)-dependent oxidoreductase, with translation MVERVAIVTGAARGIGAATARLLASQGIAIVLADRDPSVRDTAEGIGVPVEIDLTVRTAGHVLAETALKHFGRIDILVNNAGIGGSKSLMASDDALLDRLIETNLTSVLRVTRDVIPHLAQPGGRIVNVASSFGLVGYPGTTGYAVAKAGIAQFTRQLAGELAPVGILVNAVAPGVTETPMVRHRLEEPHYRKLQVDSTPLGRVGQPEEIAAVIAFLASPAASYVCGAIVPVDGGYVAARHLPADAV
- a CDS encoding GntR family transcriptional regulator gives rise to the protein MLKTTLNSPIEQSNLVAQVELRLYRAMASGELKPGARIVEAELSRRLEISRAPIREAARRLEKRGLVRWIPRRGFFVRELTARDVVEIYGTRIALEAYAVPIAATLAGPEDLEALNAILTEVRSATAEHDSEKLVEADLAFHRRVCSITGNARLLAAFDDLASELRLALTFVNRGFGTGARFESTHQGLLKALTSGDGEAARRAFIAHLEHSCEVLSSSLAAAASQKK
- a CDS encoding acetolactate synthase large subunit, producing MASGADRLCEALLAHGVDTCFANPGTSEMHFVAALDRRLEMRCILGLSEGVVTGAADGYARMAGKPAATLLHCGPGLANGIANLHNARRAHTPIINVVGDHASYHLRNDPPLAMDIEGLARPVSTFVRRIEGPGAIEAAVAEGYAAAVGRRGVATLVLPGDAAWNEAPPASWAIGRPPPAAMPDERTIAAAADALRSGRRCVVLLGGPALRAKALEHASRIARATGASLMAEPSNGRIERRPEHAPLERMPYALDEVVARFRDVDVLIVAGAQRPTAFFAYPGKPTFLHDPGALLVELCGVADELEGGLEALAEAVAGAGKGEAVPPGRRALAGDASFDGLLNEAAISHIVAELLPENAIVVDESITCCRGFFALSDRSVPHDYLQLTGGAIGIGIPLSAGAAVASPGRKVITLQADGSAMYTTQGLWTQAREQLDVVTILLSNRAYAILEGEMQRVGAAPARRNARRMLRLDDPGIDWVSMARAHGVDGRRATTVAAFRSAFADALSRPGPVLIEAVL
- a CDS encoding polysaccharide deacetylase; this encodes MIQWPGNNRMALLLTFDFDAESVWLARDPENAGRLGVLSQGLYGARRAVPKLLELLDAEKLPATFFIPGWVAEHHTDRCKEVRDAGYEIGHHGYSHGWADAARPQAECDDFDRGTEALDRFLGVRPVGYRPPGAEITRNTLTMLTDRGMLYNSNMLDDVYPYRHVLPDGRQGPIELPTHWSIGDANYTWNSIRHPKVIQTSEHIFTIWKDEFDAHYEWGALFNLVLHPQMIGRPSRVALLRRFIDYVRGFDGVWIATCADVAAHIASLDTKG
- a CDS encoding amidase: MTATASPPGIAELVERHRRGLVSPVETIEASLALAEAWEPFLGAFVTIAREQALAEARALETRLKRGEPAPALAGVPVTVKDIIATAGIRTTAGSPALARNMPSRDAVNVARLRAAGAIVIGKTATPQFACRQTTDSPLSGIARNPWDLRLTPGGSSGGSAAATAAGAGLLSLVTDGGGSARLPAACTGIAGFKPTFGRMPFDGSSDAFGGLGHAGLMARTAADIAYALPLVEGPCDADPYSLAVTPRPARQGGTQALPLAGLTIGWRAQLAQEPMEGAIAAAFERALGAVAALGAQLIPIDGAVEPPLPIWRVLQHSIWAERYADNAAVMAHIDRVIADGIADAGSLTARHLQGAMHGRTRLFRQVQGWFRDCDLILSPTLARGPLAAGHPGYGPIDIDGREAGDIREAWAPLLGLFTMTGHPALSINIGWTPAGLPIGLHLVGRWHEDARVLAAGAAIEAHFDAVKPPPPLPSQPVAASEPKETLP